The sequence below is a genomic window from Saccopteryx leptura isolate mSacLep1 chromosome 3, mSacLep1_pri_phased_curated, whole genome shotgun sequence.
aataaaaaaaaaagggagtgaaAATAATACCCGAGTAACTAGGACTACATGTGTTCATGCATATGCAGGTTGGCCCCATGCCTGGCACATCTGAACAGCTCAACAAGTGCCAGCTGTCGCTAGAGCGCAACTCCAACTTCAGCAAGTCAACATACACATGATCAGCTGCTCAATGCCACGTCCACACTGAGAGCACACGCCTGCCTGGAAGCTGATGATTCCGGGTAACAACTGTGGCCATTCCCTGAGTGctttctctgtgccaggcactgtgctaagaacttgCCATTTAACATTTCTGTTCCTTATAACAATCTGGTGAGGCAGatactattatcatcattttacCAAGGTGGGCTGaggaactgaggttcagagaggactCAGATCCAAGGTCACATGGGAAGAAGTGGGATTTATGGAGGAGTAGGGATTAGAAGTCACACGAATAAATCTAACATGTGGAACCTCACTGGGGGTCAATAAGAGCATGAACAATGTCCTCAACAACATCTATCCCTACAGTAGGCACAAGGGAGGTTCCTCAGGGCTGTTTCTGATAGCAGGCTTCCAACTGTTCACCAAAGTGCAGTGCAGTAAAATTGTCAGGGAGCCTGGATCCAGTTGGGGACAAGGAggtgaagaaaagggaaacaaTTTGTTGGGATCCAGGCGCACAGCTCTCTGATGACCTGCCTTAATACAAATGCAGATTTCAGTTGATGGATTAACTTCAAACACACTTAAGTTTACTTATTATGGTCACTATCTGCCATCTGCACTGAACGCAAGCCCTACAGGTAGGGATTCTCCTCTGCCTGGTCTATGTACCTCGAGCTCCtacaacagtgcctggtacatagtagcaGCTCAATATGTGTTTAATGAATGGGCcagattaataaaaatgtaaagtctGCTCCTATCAAGTGTTGGGAAAGAAGTGAGCAATGAGAACTCTCTCACTCTGCTAATGCAGGTACAAACTGTACAATTTGTTTGAAAGCAATTTGGCAATTGTCTAGTAAAACTGAAATGTACCCAGTAGTTCTATTTCTAGTTAAATATGCCCTATAGAAATTCTAGTACAGGTGCCAAAAGAgacatttaaatgtttttgacTACAGCAATGTCtgtaatagcaaaaacaaaacaaaataataatttaaatgtccAGCACTGGAGAAATGGGTAAATGCACTAAAGTAGATTCATAAAATAGACCACTATAAACAGTGATAAGAAATtaactagattatttttttttaagttttaaaatttattgattttagagcaagaaacattgttgttccacttatttatgcattcattggttgactcttgcatgtgccctgaccagatattgaacctgcaacctcggcatCTCAACATGGTGCTCTatccaactaagctacccagccagggcctagactcttatacagtggtaccttgagatacgaatttaattcgttctgtaacgaagcttgtaagtcagtcaacttgtatatcaaactgccgatactggacctgtgcgccaacgcaccaactagtggcagcttccctaatcacaacttgtatctcaaaatttcgctcggatcttgaacaaaagtacagactgagtcgcagctcgtatcttaaaaattcatatgttggtctgttcgtatctcaaggtacccctgtattaacaaaaaatagttctaaaaaacataatgtaagcaaaataaaacatggaATTTTATTAATGCAAAATTTTAAACACCAAAGAATACTGTATATTGTTCAAGGGTATCTAGTCTTTCAATGtataagtatattaaaaaatagtgGCTGCTCAAGGGTAAGAGAAAAGAGTGTAAGATAGGAAATGGACAAGGGGGACTTcaaatttatatagaatttttatcttatttaaaaaaacactccAGGCAAATATGACAAAATGTTAACCACTTCTAATCTGGGGTGCCGAGTACCTAAGtgcttgttatattttatttttctgtgtattttaatttctcaaaaaaagtaaagaatgaacaaaacaaacagaaagagggaaaagTGCAGCAAGCTTTCCCTTGCtcttaaatactaaaataaaatacgCACATCGGGATGTGATTCAACATAGGCAGTGTAAATAGTTTAAGCCTCTCATTCACAAACGGATGGTAAGTATCAACTGAACAAAGGACATACTGGTGTGTGTTGAGCTTGGGCCTCTCCTTCCTGGTTATGAGCAGCTCCTCTCCGGCTAAATCCAGAACATCTGTGCTGGGGTGTCTGACTCTTGACCTCTTTCACTCCGACCCCGCCTCCCTCACatgtcccttctttttcttttcttccttcccttggGTCATACCACAAACGCTCTGCTCCAGGAGTCATCTGGAGACCTGGTACTTGTCAGGGTTCTGATACTAACTTGGCGTGTGACTCTGGGCTGTCACTTCACCATTCCGGACCTCAACAATCATCTCTCTACACCTGGAGGGAGACCAGTTTTGCCTGGAGGCGTGTAAGGCTCCCCAATTACAGTTCTACTGTTTCTCTTTTCTAGCACAGTCTCCAGCAGACTACAGGTATATGGCCCCTCCTCAGTCTCACCTCTGCTCTTTGTCTTTGCTTCAGCTCCTGCTGGGCTGATTTCTGCTTGGCCTTCTCCACTCTGCTGACAGGTTCTTTAACTTTGGACTTTTCTTTACGTGCAGGTGGATCCATGACTTGGCTTCTGAATATTTCTTTGTCAGCTCTGAGCTGGATGGTAGgtgcagaaagagggagaggggaagaagggaaggggaggggaggggaggttagggaagggagggaggggaagggaagggaagggaaggaaggggaggggagggggaagaaagaggaagaggaggaaagcaggaaaaaagaaaagaattgctaGTCATTGACTTAACTTATCCACTAGCTCTGCCCCTTCCTTTGACAGGTAAGGCAGAGTGGCCGGGTGCAAAAAGCGCTGTATTTGAAGGGTAAGACCTGacgcccagccctggccagtttgctcagtggtagagagtcggcctggcgtgcaggagtcccgggttcgattcccggccagggcacacaggagaggtgcctatctgcttctccacccctccccctctccttcctctctgtctctctcttcccctcccacagctgaggctccattggagcaaagatggccagggcgctgaggatggctctgtggcctctgcctcaggcgctagaatggctttggatgcaacagagcgacgccccagaggggcagagcatcgccccctggtgggcatgccgggtggaccccagttgggcgcatgtgggagtctgtctgactgcctccccgtttccagcttcggaaaaatgcaaaaaaaaaacacaaaaaaaacctgacgCCCATCGGCACGACCTCGCTGGGTGTCTCTAGACATATCTCCCCATTCCGAGCCTTagtttcctatctgtaaaatgggacaataTTTCCATTCGCTGGCCTCCTCCCAAGAGCTGCTCTGTAAGGACCAAATAAGAAGACCCACGTGAAAGCGTTTCATACACTGGAGCTTGCAGTACCCAACGTGGGACTGTTATAATTaagaggaaaccgaggcccagaagGACAAGCCAGCCGGTCTCGCAGCGGGGAGGTCCGAGCCTTGCACTGTCTCCAGCAGGGCTTTCCTCCCTCGGTCCTGACGGACAGCTCCGTCCCAATCCAGCCGCAGGGCCCCGCCCTCCGCGGTCCGCGGCCCGCCCCCAACGCCGGCCCGCCCTGGGCCCGATCCCGGCCCCAGGGGAGCCTCCCCTCCCACCGCTGCCCTCTCCCGGTGCAAAATGGCGGCGGGGGCAGGCGGGTCTCGGGAATCGGCACCTTCCTCCCTGGCCTCAAGACTCTGGGGCCCCGCCGCATCGCGGACACCGCCCCAGCAGGGG
It includes:
- the SVBP gene encoding small vasohibin-binding protein, yielding MDPPARKEKSKVKEPVSRVEKAKQKSAQQELKQRQRAEIYALNRVMTELEQQQFDEFCKQMQPPGE